The Desulfovibrio sp. TomC genomic interval CAGTTTCGATTGCGCTCGTTGTGTACTGAGGGCGACGAGGAAACGACTATGCGGCAAAATTGCAACAAGGCAAACCGGCATTTGTGATTTTTTAAACAAAACCGGTTTCTCAGCATTTTCACGTGCCAAGCCTTGTCACTTGTGGCAATAAAAGTCAGGTAATCCCTGTTCGGTCCCGAATCCGGCAAGAGAGAAATCCCTGTCTGATATTTCGGACAACTCACCCTTGTCTGAAAATTCAGACCGCCCCGTCTTCCGGGAAGCGCTTTACGAAGCCATAGATTTCAGGCTATTAGCTGTGAAAGGGCATCCTAAAAACCGGATGCCCAATTCCTGCCTGAACCCGGAGCGGTTTCCTTGCCTCGCCAACTCAGCGGATTTATTCGTATTAACCTTTGCTGGCACAAGGCTTGCCAATGAGAGCGTGTCGACCCGGCCTTTCCCCTTCGGTCGAACGACAACTTTTAAGGAGATTGCAGCATGGCCAAGAAGATGAAAAGCATGGACGGCAACACCGCCACCACGCATATCGCCTACGCATTAAGCGATACGGCGGCCATTTATCCCATTACCCCCTCGTCCACCATGGGCGAAATCGCTGACGAGTGGGCAGCCAAGGGCCTTAAAAACATCTTCGGCCAGACTGTGACCATCCGTGAAATGCAGTCCGAGGCCGGAGCAGCCGGCGCGGTCCACGGCTCCCTGGCCGCCGGCGCGCTGACCACCACGTTCACCGCCTCCCAGGGCCTGTTGCTCATGATCCCCAACATGTTCAAGATCGCCGGCGAACTGCTGCCGGCCGTCTTTCATGTGACGGCCCGGGCCATTGCCACCCATGCCCTGTCGATCTTCGGCGACCATTCCGACGTCATGAGCGCCCGCTCCACCGGCTTTGCCTTCCTGGCTTCGGCCTCGGTGCAGGAGTGCATGGACCTGGCCCTGGTCACCCATCTGGCCGCCATCGAATCGAGTGTGCCGTTCCTGCATTTCTTCGACGGGTTCCGCACCTCGCACGAAATCCAGAAGATTGAAGTCATCGATTACGAAGACATCAAAGCCTTGGTCCCCCACGAGAAGATCGCCGCCTTCCGCGCCCGCTCCATGAACCCCGAGCACCCCGATCTGCGCGGCACCGCCCAGAACCCGGACATCTTCTTCCAGGGCCGCGAGCGCTCCAATCCCTACTATCAGGTCCTGCCCGGCATCGTGTCGGCCATGATGGACAAGGTGGCCGCCGTGACCGGCCGCCCCTACAAGCTTTTTGACTACGTGGGCGCGCCCGACGCCGAACGCGTCATCATCTCCATGGGCTCCTCGTGTGAAACCATCGAGGAAGTGGTCAACTACCTCGTCGCCAAGGGCGAGAAGGTCGGTCTGGTCAAGGTCCGCCTGTTTAGGCCCTTTGCCCCGGACTATCTCTTCAAGGTCCTGCCGGCCTCGGCCAAGGTGGTCACGGTCCTTGACCGCTGCAAGGAGCCGGGAAGCCTCGGCGATCCGCTCTACGAAGACATCTGCTCGGCCTACGTCGAACGCGGCGGCCCGATTCCCAAGCTCATGACCGGCCGGTACGGCCTGGGATCCAAGGAATTTCGCCCCGGCATGGTCCAGGCCATCTTCGACAACATGGCCGCTGCCGCGCCCAAGCGTCACTTCGTGGTCGGCATCCTCGACGACGTTTCCGGCCAGTCCCTGCCCTCGGCCGGCGTGCTGCCCACGGTTCCCGAAGGCACTGTGCAGTGCAAGTTCTGGGGCTTTGGCTCCGACGGAACCGTCGGCGCCAACAAGTCCGCCATCAAAATTATCGGCGACAACACCGATCTCTATGCCCAGGGCTACTTTGCCTACGACTCCAAAAAGTCCGGCGGCATCACCGTCTCCCACCTGCGTTTCGGCAAGAAGCCCATCCAGTCCACCTACCTGGTTGACGCGGCCGACTACATTGCCTGTCACAAGCCGAGCTATGTCAATACCTACGAGATCCTGGAAGGCATCAAGGACGGCGGCACCTTCGTCCTGAACTCCTCCTGGAACACGGCCGAAGAGCTGGAGAAAAACCTGCCCGGCCATATGCTGCGCACCATCGCCGACAAGAAGATCAAGGTCTACAACATTGATGCCGTGGCCATCGGGGCCAAGGTCGGCCTTGGCGCACGCATCAACATGATCATGCAGACGGCGTTTTTCAAGCTGGCCGGCGTGCTGCCCATCGAGGAAGCCATCAGCCTGCTGAAGGACTCCATCAAAAAGACCTACGGCAACAAGGGCGAGAAAATCGTCAAGATGAACATCGACGCCGTGGACATGGCCATGGAAGGCCTGGTTGAAATCACCGTGCCGGCTGCCTGGGCCAGCGCGGCCGATGCCCCGGCCGCGGCCGTCAACGAGCCGGAGTACTTCAACAAGGTCATCCGCCCCATCCTGGCCCAGAAGGGGGACGAGGTGCCGGTCTCGGCCTTTGCCGAAAACGGCTCCTTCCCGACGGCTACCGCCCAGTACGAGAAGCGCGGCGTGGCCATAAACATCCCCCACTGGCTCAAAGAGAACTGCATCCAGTGCAACCAGTGCTCGTTTGTGTGCCCCCACGCCACCATCCGCCCCTTCCTGGCCGACGAGGCCGAGATGGCCAAGGCTCCGGCCTCTTTTGACACCCTGCCGGCCACTGGCAAGGAACTCAAAGGCATGGCCTACCGGATGCAGGTCTTCCCCATGGACTGCATGGGCTGCGGCTCTTGCGCCGACGTCTGTCCGGCCAAGCAGAAGGCCCTGGTCATGAAGCCTCTAGAGACCGAGGCGGCCGATCAGATCGCCAACCACGCCTTTGCCATGACCGTGGCCAACAAAGGCAAGCTGGTCAAACGCGAAAACCTCAAGGGCAGCCAGTTCTACCAGCCGCTGCTTGAGTTCTCGGGCGCGTGCGCCGGTTGCGGCGAAACCCCCTACGTCAAGCTCATCACCCAGCTCTTTGGCGAACGCATGATGGTGGCCAACGCCACGGGTTGCTCCTCCATTTGGGGCGGCTCGGCTCCCACGGCCCCCTATGCCTTAAACGCCGACGGCCACGGCCCGGCCTGGAACAACTCCCTGTTCGAGGACGCCGCCGAGTTCGGCTTCGGCTACTCCATGGCGCTGACCCAGCGTCGGGCCAAGCTGGCCGACAAGGTGACCGCCGCCCTGGCCGGCGACGTTGCCGACGACGTGCGTGCCGCCCTGGCCGGTTGGTTGCAAAACAAGGACGATGCCGCTGGTTCGCGCCTCTACGGCGATCAGCTAAAGTCCCTGCTTGCCGCGTCCGATCCGGTTCAGGCCGGCATCCTGGCCGACGCCGATCTCTACACCAAGAAATCCGTCTGGGTCTTCGGCGGCGACGGCTGGGCTTATGACATCGGCTACGGCGGCCTCGACCACGTCATCGCCTCGGGCGAAGACATCAATATCCTGGTCATGGACACCGAGGTGTACTCCAACACCGGCGGTCAGGCCTCCAAGGCCACGCCGCTCGGGGCCATCGCCAAGTTTGCCTCGGCCGGCAAGGTCACGGGTAAAAAGGATCTGGCCCGCATGGCCATGACATACGGCTACGTCTACGTGGCCTCGGTGGCCATGGGCGCGGACAAGAACCAGACGCTCAAGGCCTTCCTGGAAGCCGAAGCCCACAAGGGACCCTCCATCGTCATCGCCTACGCCCCCTGCATCAACCAGGGCATCCGCAAAGGCATGGGCAAATCCATGGAAGAGGCCAAACTGGCGGTCGAGACCGGCTACTGGCCGCTGTTCCGCTTCAACCCCGATGCCAAGGCCGAAGGCAAGAACCCGTTGACCATCGACTCCAAGGCCCCGGCCGGCGACTTCCAGGCCTTCCTGTCCGGCGAGGTCCGCTACGCCGCTCTGGAAAAGCTTGCCCCCGAGCATTCCAAGAAATACCGCGCCACCATGGAAGAGGCCTACAAGGAACGCTACCAGCAGTTGCAGTACCTGGCCGCCATGCCGGTCTTTGGCGAAGCGGCCCCGGCCGCTGACGCCAAGGGCGAAGAAGATCCGGCCTTTTGCGCCGCACCGGCCACTGCCGAACACGCCCGTCCCGATAACGGCGACCCCTGTGACGAAGGCCGTTCGGGCAAATAACGCACCAAGCGAGAACAAACGATGAGTAACCACCTGTCCCAGAAGTTCGAGGAAATCGTCGGCAAAGGCAATGTCCTGGCCAGCGAGGTGGACCGCCACAGCTATTCGTACGATGCGGCGGTCCTTCCCCCCAAACTCCCGGCCCTGGCTGTGCGACCGGAGACGCCCGAGGCTCTGGGACGGGTGGTGAAAACCTGCAATGAGCTCGGGTTGCCGCTGACCGTGCGCGGCTCGGGCACGAATTTAAGCGGCGGCACCATCCCCTCCGTGGGAGGCGTGGTGGCCCTGACCGGCGCCCTCAACAAGATCATCGAGATCAACGAAGCCGACATGTACGCCGTGGTCCAGACCGGCGTGGTGACGGCCAAGTTCGCCACCGAGGTGGCCAAGCGGGGTCTGTTCTACCCGCCTGACCCCGGCAGCCAGGCCGTGTCCACCCTTGGCGGCAACGTGGCGGAAAACGCCGGCGGCCTTCGCGGCCTCAAATACGGCGTGACCAAAGACTATGTTATGGGCATGAGCTTTTATGACGTGGACGGCGAACTGGTCAAAACCGGTTCGCGCACCGTCAAATGCGTCACCGGCATGAACCTGCACGGCCTCATGGTCGGCTCCGAAGGCACCTTGGGCGTTTTTAACGAGATCATTTTGAAGCTCGTGCCGCCGCCCAAGGCCAGCAAGGCCATGATGGCCATCTTCGACGATCTGGGCAAAGCCTCCGAGACCGTCGCCGCCATCATCGCTGCCAAGATTGTGCCGGCTACGCTTGAATACATGGACGACTTCACCATCCGCACCGTCGAGGACTTCGCCCACGCCGGGCTCCCCACCGACGCCAAGGCGCTTTTGCTCATCGAAGTGGACGGCCACCCGGCCCAGGTCGAGGACGAGGCGGCCGAGGTCGAGGCCATCTGCAAACGCATCGGCGCGACCCGTATTCAAGTGGCCAAGGACGCGGCCGAGCGCAACAAGGTCTGGGAAGCCCGCCGGGCAGCCCTGTCGGCCCTGGCCCGGGTGCGCCCGACCACGGTGCTTGAAGACGCTACTGTGCCGCGCTCCAAGATCCCGGCCATGATCGGGGCCCTTGAAGCCATTGCGGCCAAGTACAAACTGACCATCGGCACCTTCGGCCATGCCGGCGACGGCAATCTGCACCCCACCATCCTCACCGACAAGCGCGACCATGTCGAATACGCCCGGGTGGAAGCGGCCATTGACGAAATCTTCGACGTGGCCCTGTCCCTTGGCGGCACGCTTTCCGGCGAGCACGGCATCGGCACGGCCAAGTCCAAGTACATGGTCAAGGAAGTGGGCCTGGGGTCCATCCAGTACGCCAAGCGCTTAAAGGCCGCCCTCGATCCCAAGGGTATCCTCAATCCCGGCAAGATCACGGGGGAATGACATGAGCGAGATGCGTCAGCTCGTCGGCCTCTTGAAGCAGATCGACGACCAGCTCGTGGCCTGCATGCGCTGCGGCATGTGCCAGGCCGTGTGTCCCATCTACACCGAGACCGGGCTTGAAGGGCATGTGGCCCGGGGCAAGATCGCCCTGCTCGAATGTCTGGCCGATGAAGTCATCAAAGACCCGGCCGGCGTCAAGGATCGCCTGGACGCCTGCCTCCTTTGCGGCTCATGCCAGGCCAACTGTCCCAGCGGCGTCAAGGCGCTGGACATTTTCCTCAAGGCCCGGGCTTTCCTCACCGGCTACTACGGCCTGCCGCCGGTCAAGCGGGCCATCTTCCGGGGGCTTCTTAAAAATCCCCGGTTCTTCGACTCGGTGCTCGGCATTGCCTCAAAGTTCCAGGGGCTTTTCACCAAGCCGGTCAACGACATGCTCGGCTCGTCCTGCGCCCGGGTCTTTTCCGACCTGATCGGCGGGCGGCATTTCGCTCCCCTGGCCGGCACGGCTTTGCACGAAGCAGCGGCCGAACGCGACGCCCCGCGCAGGTTTTCCGGCCTCAAGGCGGCGTTTTTCTACGGCTGCGTGGTAGACAAGATGTTCCCGCGCATCGGCGAGGCTGTCTTAAAAGTCTGCGACCACCACGGCGTGGGCGTCTTCATGCCTCATGCCCAGGCCTGCTGCGGCATTCCGGCCCTGTCTTCCGGCGACCGGGAGACCTTCGAGGCCCTAGTGGCCCACAATATGACGCTCTTTGGCGACGCCGACTTCGACGTGCTGGTGACGCCCTGCGCCACCTGCACCTCCACCATCAAGAAGCTTTGGCCGCTGATGGCCGAAGGCCTGCCCGAAACCACCAAGTTCAAGATTCGGGAAATGGCCGCCAAGGTCAAAGACATAAGCGCCTTCCTGATCCAGGATGTGGGCGTGGTTCCGGCTGACCTTCCGGTTGCCGGGGAGCCGGTCGCCGTCACCTACCATGACCCCTGCCACCTGAAAAAATCCCTGGGGATTTCCGCCGAACCCAGGGCGCTTATTGCCGCCAACCCGCGTTACAAACTGGTTGAAATGGATGGCGCGGATTCCTGCTGTGGCTCCGGCGGGAGCTTCACCCTGCAGCATTACGACCTGTCCAAGCGCATCGGCAAACATAAGCGGGACAACATCGTGGCCACCGGCGCAACAGTCGCAGCCACCAGTTGTCCGGCCTGCATGCTCCAGATAGGCGACATGCTGTCCCAGGCCGGCGATATGTTGGCGATCAAGCATCCAGTAGAGATTTACGCGGAGACCCTGGCCGGTCGCTGATCCGGCCCACAATCAACTGGCGAGCGAGGTAGCCGAATGAGTTTGAAAGACAACATTCACGCACTGTTTGCGCCTAAAACCGTAGCCGTTATCGGGGCTTCCGCAGCCCCGGGCAAAGTCGGCTATACGGTCGTGGCCAACATGCAGGAGGCCGGGTACCCGGGTACGCTCATTCCTGTAAACCCCAAGGCGGACGAGATCCTCGGCCTGCCGGTGACGAAGAACATCAAGGACCTGCCGGAAGGCCTTGACCTGGCCGTCATCGTCGTGCCCGTGGCCGCCGTGCTGCCGGCCATGGACGCCCTGATCGAACGCAAGGTCCGGGCCGTCATCATTATCACGGCGGGTTTCAAGGAAGTGGGCAAGGAAGGCTATGCCCTGGAGCAACGCTTGATCGAGCTTTGCACCGAGCATGAAATCGCCATGGTCGGTCCCAACTGTCTGGGGCTTATCAGCACCCAGGACCATAACAACGCCTCCTTTGCCGCCGGTTATCCGGCTGAAGGCTCCATCGCCTTTTTCTCCCAGTCCGGGGCGCTTTGCACGGCCATCCTCGACTGGGCCTTGGGCGAAAACATTGGTTTCTCCAAGTTCGTTTCGCTTGGCAACAAAGCTGTCATCAACGAAGCCAACATGCTTGAGTATCTGCGCACCGACCCCAATACGTCGGTTATCCTCGGCTACATTGAAAACGTCGAGCACGGCGCGGACTTCATCGAACAGGCCGCCAAGGTGACCCGGGAAAAGCCGGTCATCATGATCAAGTCCGGCACCACCACGGCCGGGGCCAAGGCCGCCTCCTCCCACACCGGGGCCATTGCCGGTTCGGATCAGGCCTACACCGCCGCCTTCCGCAAGACCGGCGTCATCCGGGCCAACGACATGGCCACCCTATTCGATCTGGCCCAGGCCTTTTCCACCCAGCCCCTGCCCGAAGGCCCGGGCCTGTGCATCGTGACCAACTCCGGCGGTCCCGGCATCCTGGCCGCCGACGCCACGGAAAAGTCCAGCCTCAACATGGCCCGGCTGTCCAACAGCACCATCGACCGCATGAAGGAATTCCTGCCGCCCTATGCGTCGCTGTATAACCCCGTCGATCTCATCGGCGACGCCCCGGCCGAACGCTATCGCAAAACCCTGGAAGTGGTGGTCGAGGACCCGCAGGTCCATTCCATTCTGGTGCTTTTGACCCCCACGGCCTCAGCCGAGATCATGGAAACGGCCCAGGCCATCATCGACGTGGCCAAGACCACCAAAAAGCCCATCTTCGTGAACTACATGGGCGGCATGCGCACCCGTCCCGGCCAGAAGCTGCTTACCGATTCCGGCATTCCCTGCTCCATCTACCCGGAGCCGCTCATTGCCAGCATCGAGACCATGTACAACTACTTCCTGTGGCGGCAGACCCCGGCCCAGGAATTCCCGACCATCAAACGCAACCGCCAAAAGGCCCGCCTCGTCATCAATGAGGCCCGGTCCAAAGGCGCTACCGAAGTGGTGGAATTCCAGGCCCAGGAAGTGCTCCGGGCCTACAACCTGCCCACACCCAATACCGCCCTGGCCCGGTCGTCCGACGAGGCCGTGGCCGCTGCCGAGAAGATTGGCTATCCTGTGGTCTTGAAGATCGCCTCGCCGCAAATCTCGCACAAATCCGATGTGGGCGGCGTCAAAGTGAACCTGGCCGATGCCGAAGCCGTCAAAAACGCCTTCTTCGACATCACGGCCCGGGCCCAGCGGATGCGCCCCGAGGCCTATATCGCCGGCTGTCTGGTCCAGGAGATGGCTCCCAAGGGCTGCAAGGAAATCATCATCGGCTTCAAGCGCGATGATCAGTTCGGGCCGCTTCTGATGTTCGGCCTGGGCGGCATCTACGTGGAAGTGCTCAAGGACATTGCCTTCCGGCTGGCTCCTCTTGGCCGCGACGACGCCAAGGGCATCATCCGCGAAATCAAGTCCTACATGTTGCTCAAGGGTGTGCGCGGCGAGCAGCCGGTCAACTTCCAGGCCATTGAGGACATCCTGCTCACCATGTCCGAACTGGCCTTGGATTTCCCGGAAATCCTCGAG includes:
- the nifJ gene encoding pyruvate:ferredoxin (flavodoxin) oxidoreductase, which gives rise to MAKKMKSMDGNTATTHIAYALSDTAAIYPITPSSTMGEIADEWAAKGLKNIFGQTVTIREMQSEAGAAGAVHGSLAAGALTTTFTASQGLLLMIPNMFKIAGELLPAVFHVTARAIATHALSIFGDHSDVMSARSTGFAFLASASVQECMDLALVTHLAAIESSVPFLHFFDGFRTSHEIQKIEVIDYEDIKALVPHEKIAAFRARSMNPEHPDLRGTAQNPDIFFQGRERSNPYYQVLPGIVSAMMDKVAAVTGRPYKLFDYVGAPDAERVIISMGSSCETIEEVVNYLVAKGEKVGLVKVRLFRPFAPDYLFKVLPASAKVVTVLDRCKEPGSLGDPLYEDICSAYVERGGPIPKLMTGRYGLGSKEFRPGMVQAIFDNMAAAAPKRHFVVGILDDVSGQSLPSAGVLPTVPEGTVQCKFWGFGSDGTVGANKSAIKIIGDNTDLYAQGYFAYDSKKSGGITVSHLRFGKKPIQSTYLVDAADYIACHKPSYVNTYEILEGIKDGGTFVLNSSWNTAEELEKNLPGHMLRTIADKKIKVYNIDAVAIGAKVGLGARINMIMQTAFFKLAGVLPIEEAISLLKDSIKKTYGNKGEKIVKMNIDAVDMAMEGLVEITVPAAWASAADAPAAAVNEPEYFNKVIRPILAQKGDEVPVSAFAENGSFPTATAQYEKRGVAINIPHWLKENCIQCNQCSFVCPHATIRPFLADEAEMAKAPASFDTLPATGKELKGMAYRMQVFPMDCMGCGSCADVCPAKQKALVMKPLETEAADQIANHAFAMTVANKGKLVKRENLKGSQFYQPLLEFSGACAGCGETPYVKLITQLFGERMMVANATGCSSIWGGSAPTAPYALNADGHGPAWNNSLFEDAAEFGFGYSMALTQRRAKLADKVTAALAGDVADDVRAALAGWLQNKDDAAGSRLYGDQLKSLLAASDPVQAGILADADLYTKKSVWVFGGDGWAYDIGYGGLDHVIASGEDINILVMDTEVYSNTGGQASKATPLGAIAKFASAGKVTGKKDLARMAMTYGYVYVASVAMGADKNQTLKAFLEAEAHKGPSIVIAYAPCINQGIRKGMGKSMEEAKLAVETGYWPLFRFNPDAKAEGKNPLTIDSKAPAGDFQAFLSGEVRYAALEKLAPEHSKKYRATMEEAYKERYQQLQYLAAMPVFGEAAPAADAKGEEDPAFCAAPATAEHARPDNGDPCDEGRSGK
- a CDS encoding FAD-binding oxidoreductase — its product is MSNHLSQKFEEIVGKGNVLASEVDRHSYSYDAAVLPPKLPALAVRPETPEALGRVVKTCNELGLPLTVRGSGTNLSGGTIPSVGGVVALTGALNKIIEINEADMYAVVQTGVVTAKFATEVAKRGLFYPPDPGSQAVSTLGGNVAENAGGLRGLKYGVTKDYVMGMSFYDVDGELVKTGSRTVKCVTGMNLHGLMVGSEGTLGVFNEIILKLVPPPKASKAMMAIFDDLGKASETVAAIIAAKIVPATLEYMDDFTIRTVEDFAHAGLPTDAKALLLIEVDGHPAQVEDEAAEVEAICKRIGATRIQVAKDAAERNKVWEARRAALSALARVRPTTVLEDATVPRSKIPAMIGALEAIAAKYKLTIGTFGHAGDGNLHPTILTDKRDHVEYARVEAAIDEIFDVALSLGGTLSGEHGIGTAKSKYMVKEVGLGSIQYAKRLKAALDPKGILNPGKITGE
- a CDS encoding (Fe-S)-binding protein — encoded protein: MSEMRQLVGLLKQIDDQLVACMRCGMCQAVCPIYTETGLEGHVARGKIALLECLADEVIKDPAGVKDRLDACLLCGSCQANCPSGVKALDIFLKARAFLTGYYGLPPVKRAIFRGLLKNPRFFDSVLGIASKFQGLFTKPVNDMLGSSCARVFSDLIGGRHFAPLAGTALHEAAAERDAPRRFSGLKAAFFYGCVVDKMFPRIGEAVLKVCDHHGVGVFMPHAQACCGIPALSSGDRETFEALVAHNMTLFGDADFDVLVTPCATCTSTIKKLWPLMAEGLPETTKFKIREMAAKVKDISAFLIQDVGVVPADLPVAGEPVAVTYHDPCHLKKSLGISAEPRALIAANPRYKLVEMDGADSCCGSGGSFTLQHYDLSKRIGKHKRDNIVATGATVAATSCPACMLQIGDMLSQAGDMLAIKHPVEIYAETLAGR
- a CDS encoding acetate--CoA ligase family protein, with translation MSLKDNIHALFAPKTVAVIGASAAPGKVGYTVVANMQEAGYPGTLIPVNPKADEILGLPVTKNIKDLPEGLDLAVIVVPVAAVLPAMDALIERKVRAVIIITAGFKEVGKEGYALEQRLIELCTEHEIAMVGPNCLGLISTQDHNNASFAAGYPAEGSIAFFSQSGALCTAILDWALGENIGFSKFVSLGNKAVINEANMLEYLRTDPNTSVILGYIENVEHGADFIEQAAKVTREKPVIMIKSGTTTAGAKAASSHTGAIAGSDQAYTAAFRKTGVIRANDMATLFDLAQAFSTQPLPEGPGLCIVTNSGGPGILAADATEKSSLNMARLSNSTIDRMKEFLPPYASLYNPVDLIGDAPAERYRKTLEVVVEDPQVHSILVLLTPTASAEIMETAQAIIDVAKTTKKPIFVNYMGGMRTRPGQKLLTDSGIPCSIYPEPLIASIETMYNYFLWRQTPAQEFPTIKRNRQKARLVINEARSKGATEVVEFQAQEVLRAYNLPTPNTALARSSDEAVAAAEKIGYPVVLKIASPQISHKSDVGGVKVNLADAEAVKNAFFDITARAQRMRPEAYIAGCLVQEMAPKGCKEIIIGFKRDDQFGPLLMFGLGGIYVEVLKDIAFRLAPLGRDDAKGIIREIKSYMLLKGVRGEQPVNFQAIEDILLTMSELALDFPEILEAEFNPVLVNAEKAVVADVRITLSA